A portion of the Lolium rigidum isolate FL_2022 chromosome 1, APGP_CSIRO_Lrig_0.1, whole genome shotgun sequence genome contains these proteins:
- the LOC124665346 gene encoding BTB/POZ and MATH domain-containing protein 3-like — protein MAFAGVSVIVGGKLLDGSTTPTFDAGTESGYHLLVVQGHPCTSNPTEDFIIGSHCFTVGGHRWSIYYHHFSKHPVYAFFTSLQLLDDDGAVLSLEANLENPVKVQLDFSFGDETEKQEPARIRANNIVEFGGVNGSMKGHGRFVTREAMLKSTLLVDDCFTIRWDVVVLNPARSTSSSIDVPPSEMKQDFAHFLSTGEGADVVFHVGDETFAAHRCVLAARSSVFKVMLFGPMKEGMSTNIQIDNMDATVFKALLGFIYGDSLPAEMPSGDEDDGVDLLQHLLVVADSYGLKRLSAMCEKKLCEHIGVTTATTMLALAEQHSFHRLKAVCYEFLRCPANMKAVVATDGFDLLCSSCPTVMKDLILGMLQMPKKC, from the coding sequence ATGGCTTTCGCTGGTGTCTCCGTCATCGTCGGCGGCAAGCTCCTAGATGGTTCTACCACGCCGACCTTCGACGCCGGCACGGAAAGCGGGTACCACCTGCTTGTCGTCCAAGGCCACCCGTGCACCAGCAACCCGACAGAGGACTTCATAATTGGGTCCCACTGCTTCACAGTCGGAGGCCATAGGTGGAGCATCTACTACCACCATTTCAGCAAGCACCCGGTCTACGCCTTCTTCACATCACTTCAACTTCTCGATGACGACGGTGCCGTCCTCTCCCTGGAAGCGAATCTCGAGAATCCTGTGAAGGTGCAGCTCGATTTCAGTTTCGGTGACGAGACTGAGAAGCAAGAGCCAGCACGTATCCGTGCAAACAATATAGTCGAGTTTGGTGGCGTCAATGGGTCGATGAAGGGCCACGGAAGGTTCGTGACAAGGGAGGCCATGTTGAAATCAACACTCCTGGTGGACGACTGTTTCACCATCCGGTGGGACGTCGTGGTACTGAATCCAGCAAGGAGCACTTCATCGTCCATCGACGTGCCCCCGTCGGAGATGAAACAGGACTTTGCCCACTTTCTTTCGACCGGCGAGGGTGCAGACGTGGTTTTCCATGTCGGCGACGAGACCTTCGCGGCCCACCGTTGCGTCCTTGCAGCCCGTTCTTCCGTGTTCAAGGTGATGCTCTTCGGCCCGATGAAGGAAGGCATGTCAACCAACATACAGATAGACAACATGGATGCCACAGTGTTCAAGGCTTTGCTCGGGTTCATCTATGGCGACTCGCTTCCTGCAGAAATGCCATCAGGGGACGAAGACGACGGTGTCGACCTGCTGCAGCACCTGCTTGTCGTGGCGGACAGTTACGGCCTCAAGCGACTAAGTGCAATGTGTGAGAAGAAGCTGTGTGAGCACATCGGTGTTACCACGGCGACGACCATGCTGGCGCTGGCCGAGCAGCACAGCTTCCACAGGTTGAAGGCGGTGTGCTACGAGTTCCTCCGGTGTCCGGCGAACATGAAGGCGGTTGTTGCCACAGACGGGTTCGATCTTCTCTGCAGCAGCTGCCCCACTGTCATGAAAGACTTGATCCTTGGCATGCTGCAGATGCCTAAGAAGTGCTAG